A single genomic interval of Mycobacterium sp. DL592 harbors:
- the rpsB gene encoding 30S ribosomal protein S2, giving the protein MAVVTMKQLLDSGTHFGHQTRRWNPKMKRFIFTDRNGIYIIDLQQTLTYIDQAYEFVKETVAHGGSIMFVGTKKQAQESIAEEATRVGMPYVNQRWLGGMLTNFSTVHKRLQRLKELESMEQTGGFEGRTKKEILMLTREKNKLERSLGGIRDMSKVPSAIWVVDTNKEHLAVSEAIKLGIPVIAILDTNCDPDQVNYPIPGNDDAIRSAALLTKVIASAVAEGLKARGGAGSGDKPEAAAEPLAEWEQELLAGATASVPTEAGPVATESVTEEIS; this is encoded by the coding sequence ATGGCCGTAGTGACCATGAAGCAGCTGCTCGACAGCGGCACCCACTTCGGGCACCAGACCCGTCGCTGGAATCCCAAGATGAAGCGGTTCATCTTCACCGACCGCAACGGCATCTACATCATCGACCTGCAGCAGACGCTGACCTACATTGACCAGGCGTACGAGTTCGTCAAGGAAACCGTCGCCCACGGCGGTTCCATCATGTTCGTCGGCACCAAGAAGCAGGCGCAGGAGTCCATCGCCGAAGAGGCGACCCGCGTCGGCATGCCGTACGTGAACCAGCGCTGGCTCGGCGGCATGCTCACCAACTTCTCCACCGTCCACAAGCGTCTGCAGCGGCTCAAGGAACTCGAGTCGATGGAGCAGACCGGCGGCTTCGAGGGACGCACCAAGAAGGAAATCTTGATGCTGACCCGCGAGAAGAACAAGCTCGAGCGGTCGCTCGGCGGTATCCGCGACATGAGCAAGGTGCCCTCGGCGATCTGGGTCGTCGACACCAACAAGGAGCACCTGGCCGTCAGTGAGGCCATCAAGCTCGGTATCCCGGTCATCGCGATCCTGGACACCAACTGCGACCCCGACCAGGTCAACTACCCGATCCCGGGTAACGATGACGCGATTCGGTCGGCTGCGCTGCTCACCAAGGTGATCGCCTCCGCAGTCGCCGAGGGCCTCAAGGCCCGTGGTGGCGCCGGCAGCGGCGACAAGCCCGAAGCCGCCGCCGAGCCGCTGGCCGAGTGGGAGCAGGAACTGCTCGCCGGTGCCACGGCGTCGGTGCCCACCGAAGCCGGCCCCGTCGCAACTGAATCCGTTACCGAAGAAATCTCGTAA
- the tsf gene encoding translation elongation factor Ts, translating to MANFSAADVKRLRELTGAGMLDCKNALAESDGDFDKAVEALRIKGAKDVGKRAERATAEGLVAAKGGALIELNSETDFVAKNAEFQNLADQIVDAALASKAADVDALKAASIGDKTVEQAIAELSAKIGEKLELRRAQYFDGNVEAYLHKRAADLPPAVGVLVEFTGDDQDAAHAAALQIAALKAKYLTRDDVPAELVETERRVAEETAKAEGKPEQALPKIVEGRLTGFYKDVVLLDQPSVSDSKKTVKALLDEAGVTITRFVRFEVGQQ from the coding sequence ATGGCTAACTTTTCCGCTGCCGACGTCAAGCGGCTTCGGGAGCTCACCGGCGCGGGCATGCTCGACTGCAAGAATGCCCTCGCCGAGAGTGACGGCGATTTCGACAAGGCCGTCGAGGCGTTGCGCATCAAGGGTGCGAAGGACGTCGGCAAGCGCGCCGAGCGCGCCACCGCCGAAGGTCTGGTCGCCGCCAAGGGCGGCGCCCTGATCGAGCTCAACTCCGAGACCGACTTCGTCGCCAAGAACGCCGAGTTCCAGAACCTGGCCGACCAGATCGTCGACGCCGCACTGGCCTCCAAGGCCGCCGACGTCGACGCGCTCAAGGCCGCCAGCATCGGCGACAAGACCGTGGAGCAGGCGATCGCCGAGCTGTCGGCCAAGATCGGCGAGAAGCTGGAGCTGCGTCGCGCGCAGTACTTCGACGGCAACGTCGAGGCCTACCTGCACAAGCGTGCCGCCGACCTGCCGCCCGCCGTGGGTGTGCTGGTGGAGTTCACCGGTGACGACCAGGATGCTGCGCACGCGGCCGCCCTGCAGATCGCCGCGCTGAAGGCCAAGTACCTCACCCGCGACGACGTTCCGGCCGAACTGGTCGAGACCGAGCGCCGGGTGGCCGAGGAGACCGCCAAGGCCGAGGGCAAACCCGAGCAGGCGTTGCCCAAGATCGTCGAAGGTCGCCTCACCGGCTTCTACAAGGATGTCGTGCTGCTCGACCAGCCGTCGGTGTCCGACAGCAAGAAGACGGTCAAGGCTCTGCTCGACGAGGCCGGCGTGACCATTACGCGGTTCGTCCGCTTCGAGGTCGGCCAGCAGTAA
- a CDS encoding amidase, translated as MTRHVHAFRDDALGDLDAVALVDAIRTGKVTRPEVVEAAIARTEAVNPELNGLAHEMFDRARARASAPGGGYFDGVPTFIKDNVDLEGMPTMQGTDAWDPKPQPDHGDFARFFLASGLIPLGKTQLSEFGFSASAEHPRLGAVRNPWDTDFTAGASSSGSAAFVAAGVVPIAHANDGGGSIRIPAACNGLVGLKPSRGRLPLDKMSRQMPVRIVNDGVLTRSVRDTAAFYREAERIWRDRRLLPIGAVTGPGTQRLRIAVVTQSLTRQSSPGVRALTLQTAELLESLGHHVDHLDRNPIPRYFVDDFLLYWSLLAMTLVRSGQRTFGPTFDRSRLDNLTLGLDRHASRNLHRMPIAITRLSRLRRVTARFYQTYDVLLTPTLAEETHRIGHLDPTADYQQIIDRLVDWVAFTPLQNATGEPAISLPLAQSESGMPVGMMLGAPIGHERRLLELAYELEAAHPFPRIQTVAAP; from the coding sequence GTGACCCGACACGTGCATGCCTTCCGCGACGACGCGCTGGGCGACCTCGACGCCGTCGCCCTCGTCGACGCCATTCGCACCGGCAAGGTGACGCGCCCCGAGGTCGTCGAGGCCGCCATCGCCCGCACCGAGGCCGTGAACCCTGAACTCAACGGGCTGGCGCACGAGATGTTCGACCGCGCCCGGGCCCGCGCCTCGGCGCCCGGAGGCGGCTACTTCGACGGGGTGCCGACGTTCATCAAGGACAACGTGGACCTCGAGGGCATGCCCACCATGCAGGGCACCGACGCGTGGGATCCGAAGCCGCAGCCCGACCACGGTGACTTCGCCCGCTTCTTTTTGGCCTCCGGCCTGATTCCGCTCGGCAAGACCCAACTCTCGGAGTTCGGGTTCAGCGCCTCGGCTGAGCACCCCAGGCTCGGTGCGGTCCGCAACCCCTGGGACACCGACTTCACCGCGGGTGCGTCCTCGTCGGGGTCGGCCGCCTTCGTCGCCGCCGGCGTGGTGCCGATCGCCCACGCCAACGACGGCGGCGGATCGATCCGGATCCCGGCCGCCTGTAACGGGCTCGTCGGTCTCAAACCGTCTCGGGGCCGGCTCCCGCTGGACAAGATGTCGCGCCAGATGCCGGTCCGCATCGTCAACGACGGTGTGCTGACCCGTTCGGTGCGCGACACCGCGGCGTTTTACCGTGAGGCAGAACGGATTTGGCGCGATCGCCGCCTGCTGCCGATCGGCGCCGTCACCGGACCTGGCACGCAACGGCTCAGAATCGCCGTCGTCACCCAGTCGCTGACCCGGCAGAGCAGCCCGGGCGTTCGGGCCCTCACATTGCAGACCGCCGAGTTGCTCGAGAGTCTGGGCCACCATGTCGACCACCTCGACCGCAACCCCATCCCGCGCTACTTCGTTGACGACTTCCTTTTGTACTGGTCGCTTTTGGCGATGACGCTGGTGAGGTCGGGGCAGCGCACGTTCGGGCCGACGTTCGACCGCAGCAGGCTGGACAACCTCACGCTCGGCCTCGACCGCCACGCCAGCCGCAACCTGCACCGGATGCCGATCGCGATCACCAGGCTGAGCCGGCTGCGCCGGGTCACCGCCCGGTTCTACCAAACCTACGACGTCCTGCTCACGCCCACGCTGGCCGAGGAGACCCACCGCATCGGCCACCTCGACCCGACCGCTGACTATCAGCAGATCATCGACAGGCTGGTGGACTGGGTGGCATTCACCCCATTGCAGAACGCCACCGGCGAGCCGGCGATCTCGCTGCCGCTGGCGCAGTCCGAATCCGGCATGCCGGTCGGGATGATGCTGGGAGCCCCGATCGGCCACGAACGCCGGCTCCTCGAGTTGGCTTACGAGCTCGAAGCGGCGCATCCGTTCCCGCGAATTCAGACCGTAGCGGCACCCTAA